The Streptomyces nitrosporeus genome includes a window with the following:
- a CDS encoding molybdopterin molybdotransferase MoeA — MTTQGGETRGSRNPRDPHEPRDSLGPSPVAARLTTEQPAAERLTTEQLTTEQLTAEQRIAKERIAEERAVEQALALVAHPGRDARFVPHRATPGAPSPMPPAAPAASFPGGTPVHRAESGTEGETGTEGETGTGPGPVGATADGSGDARPGDPHGGPSRRAHAHTRSTPWDEARALARRLGRSAPRAAHRVPLDRTTGHALAEAVVALTDLPSFDTSAMDGWVVTGPGPWAVRHGRGLLAGHDAGEPLADGQTVRIATGARIPPEATAVIRTEHARPDEAKALLHATREVVPGQDIRPRGQECRSGDRLLPAGTPVTPAVIGLAAAAGYDALVVVPRPRVDVLVLGDELLTSGLPRDGLIRDALGPMLVPWLSALGAEVTAPRRLGDDAEALRHALTTSDADLVVTTGGTAAGPVDHVHSVLARIGAELLVDGVAVRPGHPMLLARVSGDGPYVVGLPGNPLAAVSGLLTLAEPLLRELSGRPAREPFRPPVHEEVQGHPHDTRLIPVVHRADRVVPLHYNGPAMLRGIAAADGLAVVPPGGVRSGTEVEILDLPWSSAMPWTEGRST; from the coding sequence ATGACGACACAGGGTGGCGAAACCCGTGGTTCCCGCAACCCCCGCGACCCCCACGAACCCCGTGACTCCCTCGGCCCCTCGCCGGTCGCCGCCCGACTGACCACCGAGCAGCCGGCCGCTGAGCGTTTGACCACCGAGCAGTTGACCACCGAGCAGTTGACCGCTGAGCAGCGGATCGCGAAGGAGCGGATCGCGGAGGAGCGAGCGGTCGAGCAGGCGCTGGCTCTGGTCGCGCATCCCGGACGGGACGCACGTTTCGTGCCGCACCGGGCCACCCCGGGCGCCCCCTCCCCCATGCCACCGGCTGCCCCGGCGGCATCGTTCCCAGGGGGCACGCCCGTGCACCGGGCCGAGTCCGGAACTGAAGGGGAAACCGGAACCGAAGGGGAAACCGGAACCGGACCCGGCCCGGTCGGAGCCACTGCTGACGGTTCCGGTGACGCCCGGCCCGGAGACCCCCACGGCGGACCCTCACGCCGTGCTCATGCCCACACCCGTTCCACTCCCTGGGACGAGGCGCGCGCTCTGGCGCGGCGGCTGGGCCGTTCCGCACCGCGTGCCGCGCATCGTGTCCCGCTGGACCGCACCACGGGCCACGCCCTGGCGGAAGCCGTTGTGGCACTGACGGACCTGCCGTCCTTCGACACCTCCGCGATGGACGGGTGGGTGGTCACCGGCCCCGGTCCCTGGGCCGTGCGCCACGGCCGGGGACTGCTCGCCGGACATGACGCGGGAGAACCCCTTGCCGACGGACAGACGGTCCGTATCGCCACCGGTGCCCGGATCCCGCCCGAGGCGACCGCCGTCATCCGTACCGAGCACGCCCGGCCCGACGAGGCCAAAGCACTGCTCCACGCCACCCGGGAGGTGGTGCCCGGTCAGGACATCCGCCCGCGCGGGCAGGAATGCCGCTCAGGCGACCGGCTCCTGCCCGCGGGGACCCCGGTGACCCCGGCCGTGATCGGTCTGGCGGCGGCAGCGGGGTACGACGCGCTCGTGGTGGTGCCCCGGCCACGGGTGGACGTACTCGTGCTCGGCGACGAGCTCCTCACGTCGGGGCTTCCGCGTGACGGGCTGATCCGCGACGCGCTCGGCCCCATGCTGGTGCCCTGGCTGAGTGCCCTGGGGGCCGAGGTCACCGCCCCCCGGCGCCTCGGCGATGACGCCGAAGCCCTCCGGCACGCCCTCACGACGTCGGACGCCGACCTCGTCGTCACCACGGGCGGTACGGCCGCCGGGCCGGTCGACCATGTGCACTCGGTGCTCGCCCGAATCGGGGCGGAGCTGCTGGTGGACGGGGTCGCGGTACGCCCCGGCCATCCGATGCTCCTGGCACGGGTGTCCGGCGACGGCCCCTACGTGGTGGGGCTCCCCGGAAATCCGCTCGCCGCGGTGTCCGGGCTGCTGACCCTGGCAGAGCCCCTGCTGAGGGAGCTCTCGGGGCGCCCGGCGCGGGAACCCTTCCGGCCCCCGGTCCACGAAGAGGTGCAGGGCCACCCGCACGACACCCGGCTGATCCCCGTCGTGCACCGGGCGGACAGAGTCGTACCCCTGCATTACAACGGGCCCGCGATGCTGCGCGGGATCGCTGCCGCCGACGGGCTGGCCGTGGTGCCACCGGGCGGGGTACGGTCCGGCACCGAGGTGGAGATCCTCGACCTACCGTGGTCCTCGGCGATGCCGTGGACTGAAGGGCGTTCCACGTGA
- a CDS encoding NTP transferase domain-containing protein, whose translation MTVYDVIVLAGGAARRLGGADKPGLRVGGRSLLDRVLSVCTGARTTVVVGGRRPTPRPVVWARETPVGGGPLAALDAGVRKTDQDIVLVLSADLPFLAEKTVHSLLAAARSDHREGAMCTDPDGRDQPLVAAYRAEPLRRELALLATEHGHLAGLPLRLLTGELDLARVEAGPLASFDCDTWEDIAAARARIREHGTVLNEWITAAKNELGIELDVDTDVLLDLARDAAHGVARPAAPLTTFLVGYAAAMASRGKSPEAAAEAVAEAARKAAALALRWQEEADTGSGDGTT comes from the coding sequence ATGACCGTGTATGACGTCATCGTTCTCGCCGGCGGGGCCGCGAGGCGGCTCGGTGGCGCCGACAAGCCGGGCCTCCGGGTGGGCGGCCGTTCCTTGCTCGACCGGGTGCTCTCCGTCTGCACCGGCGCCCGTACCACCGTGGTGGTGGGCGGCCGCAGGCCGACCCCGCGCCCTGTCGTCTGGGCGCGGGAGACACCGGTGGGCGGGGGCCCACTGGCAGCTCTGGACGCCGGTGTCCGGAAGACCGACCAGGACATCGTCCTGGTGCTCTCCGCTGATCTGCCGTTCCTTGCGGAGAAGACGGTGCACTCGCTGCTGGCGGCTGCCCGGTCGGATCACCGCGAGGGCGCGATGTGTACCGACCCGGACGGCAGGGACCAGCCCCTGGTCGCCGCCTACCGGGCCGAGCCGCTCCGCCGTGAACTGGCCCTGCTCGCCACCGAACACGGCCACCTCGCGGGACTCCCCCTGCGACTGCTCACCGGCGAACTGGACCTGGCACGTGTCGAGGCCGGTCCGCTCGCCTCGTTCGACTGCGACACCTGGGAGGACATCGCCGCCGCCCGTGCGCGTATCAGGGAGCATGGGACCGTGCTGAACGAATGGATCACCGCAGCCAAGAACGAACTCGGTATCGAACTCGACGTCGACACCGATGTTCTGCTCGACCTCGCCCGCGATGCCGCACACGGGGTAGCCCGTCCCGCCGCCCCGCTGACCACCTTCCTGGTGGGGTACGCGGCGGCGATGGCGAGCAGGGGAAAGAGCCCGGAAGCCGCAGCCGAAGCGGTGGCCGAAGCCGCTCGCAAGGCCGCGGCGCTCGCTCTCCGCTGGCAGGAAGAAGCGGACACGGGCAGTGGGGACGGCACGACATGA
- a CDS encoding NAD(P)H-quinone oxidoreductase, which translates to MYAITIPEPGGPEALVWAEVPDPVPGEGEVLVEVVSSAVNRADVLQRQGFYNPPAGASPYPGLECAGRVAALGPGVTGWSVGDEVCALLSGGGYAEKVAVPSGQLLPVPDGVDLRVAAALPEVTATVWSNVFMVAHLRPGETVLIHGGSSGIGTMAIQLAKAVGARVAVTAGGPEKLARCKELGADILIDYREQDFVEELRQATDGTGADVILDIVGAKYLDRNVRALAVNGRLAVIGLQGGAKGELNLSSLLAKRAAVTATSLRGRPPAEKAAIIAAVREHVWPLIADGVVRPIVDRTVPMADAAEAHRVLEGSTHVGKVLLLSPQA; encoded by the coding sequence ATGTATGCGATCACGATCCCAGAACCCGGTGGTCCCGAAGCTCTCGTCTGGGCAGAGGTGCCCGACCCCGTACCAGGCGAGGGCGAAGTCCTAGTCGAGGTCGTGTCCAGCGCCGTCAACCGGGCCGACGTCCTCCAGCGGCAGGGTTTCTACAACCCGCCGGCCGGCGCCTCCCCGTACCCCGGGCTCGAGTGCGCGGGCCGGGTCGCCGCGCTCGGTCCGGGAGTCACCGGCTGGTCCGTGGGCGACGAGGTGTGTGCCCTGTTGTCGGGCGGCGGATACGCGGAGAAGGTCGCCGTACCGTCCGGCCAGCTCCTGCCCGTACCGGACGGCGTCGACCTGCGGGTCGCCGCGGCGCTCCCCGAGGTGACCGCGACCGTGTGGTCCAACGTCTTCATGGTGGCCCATCTGCGTCCCGGCGAGACGGTGCTGATCCACGGCGGCTCCAGCGGCATCGGCACGATGGCGATCCAGCTCGCGAAGGCCGTCGGAGCACGTGTCGCCGTGACGGCCGGCGGACCCGAGAAGCTGGCCCGCTGCAAGGAGCTGGGCGCCGACATCCTGATCGACTACCGCGAGCAGGACTTCGTGGAGGAGCTGCGTCAGGCGACCGACGGCACCGGGGCGGACGTCATCCTCGACATCGTCGGGGCGAAGTACCTGGACCGGAACGTCCGGGCCCTCGCGGTGAACGGCCGGCTGGCCGTCATCGGTCTCCAGGGCGGGGCCAAGGGCGAGCTGAACCTGAGTTCCCTGCTGGCCAAGCGTGCCGCCGTCACGGCCACCTCGCTGCGGGGCCGCCCGCCGGCTGAGAAGGCCGCGATCATCGCGGCGGTGCGCGAGCACGTCTGGCCGCTGATTGCCGACGGTGTGGTGCGGCCGATCGTCGACCGTACGGTGCCGATGGCGGACGCCGCGGAGGCGCACCGGGTGCTGGAGGGCAGCACCCACGTCGGCAAGGTGCTCCTGCTGTCCCCGCAGGCCTGA
- a CDS encoding dihydrolipoamide acetyltransferase family protein — MARVLEFKLPDLGEGLTEAEIVRWLVEVGDVVTIDQPVVEVETAKAMVEVPCPYGGVVTARFGEEGSELPVGAPLLTVAVGSPSTAPDDADTDRPPEGQGRAARSDGGPAAERGATVRREETPESGETAGETAGETSGNVLVGYGTGAPAARRRRVRPSVYAATAQTSAPTPAPGRPGQVPARAGATDSAVAEEWEGPVAVISPLVRKLARRHGLDLRQITGSGREGLILRADVESAIKGLEEDAESVAASAPPLGGPAVGGRPGPVAQPVQAAPEGERIALRGVRGAVADKLSRSRREIPDATCWVDADATELMAARAAMNATADGGSAPKVSVLALLARICTAALSRFPELNSAVDTEAREVVRLPAVHLGFAAQTERGLMVPVVRDAHSRNTESIGAEIGRLTEAARTGKLTPAQLTGGTFTLNNYGVFGVDGSTPIINHPEAAMLGVGRIVAKPWVHEGELAVRQVVQLSLTFDHRVCDGATAGGFLRYVADCVEQPALLLRTL; from the coding sequence ATGGCCCGGGTGCTCGAGTTCAAGCTGCCGGACCTCGGAGAAGGGCTCACCGAGGCCGAGATCGTGCGGTGGCTGGTGGAGGTCGGCGATGTCGTCACCATCGACCAGCCGGTCGTCGAGGTCGAGACGGCTAAGGCGATGGTGGAGGTGCCCTGCCCGTACGGGGGTGTGGTGACGGCACGATTCGGTGAGGAGGGTTCCGAACTCCCTGTCGGCGCGCCTTTGCTGACGGTCGCGGTCGGTTCGCCCTCCACGGCGCCGGACGACGCGGATACGGATCGCCCCCCCGAGGGGCAGGGCCGGGCCGCCCGGTCAGACGGCGGCCCGGCCGCGGAACGCGGCGCCACCGTACGACGGGAGGAAACCCCGGAATCCGGGGAAACCGCCGGGGAAACCGCGGGGGAGACCTCGGGGAACGTGCTGGTGGGATACGGAACGGGTGCGCCCGCCGCACGCCGGCGCCGTGTCAGGCCCTCCGTGTACGCGGCAACCGCTCAGACGTCCGCACCGACCCCCGCCCCGGGCCGGCCGGGGCAGGTACCCGCCCGGGCCGGGGCCACGGACTCCGCCGTGGCCGAGGAGTGGGAAGGACCCGTGGCGGTGATCTCCCCGCTGGTGCGCAAGCTGGCACGCCGGCACGGCCTCGACCTCCGGCAGATCACCGGTTCGGGGCGTGAGGGCCTGATCCTGCGTGCGGATGTCGAGTCCGCGATCAAGGGTCTGGAAGAGGACGCGGAGAGCGTGGCCGCCTCGGCCCCGCCCCTCGGCGGCCCGGCCGTAGGGGGCCGTCCGGGCCCGGTTGCCCAGCCGGTCCAGGCAGCGCCGGAGGGCGAGCGGATCGCGCTGAGGGGAGTCCGGGGCGCGGTCGCCGACAAGCTGTCCCGCAGCCGCCGTGAGATCCCGGACGCCACGTGCTGGGTGGACGCCGACGCCACCGAACTGATGGCGGCGAGAGCCGCGATGAACGCCACGGCCGACGGCGGTTCGGCGCCCAAGGTCTCGGTGCTCGCCCTGCTGGCCCGTATCTGCACAGCTGCGCTGTCCCGGTTCCCCGAGCTCAACTCGGCCGTGGACACCGAGGCCCGGGAAGTCGTGCGGCTGCCCGCCGTCCACCTGGGCTTCGCCGCACAGACGGAGCGCGGTCTGATGGTCCCCGTCGTGCGTGACGCGCATTCCCGCAACACGGAGTCGATCGGTGCGGAGATCGGGCGTCTGACCGAGGCGGCCCGGACCGGCAAGCTGACTCCGGCCCAGCTCACCGGTGGGACCTTCACACTGAACAACTACGGGGTGTTCGGTGTCGACGGCTCGACACCGATCATCAACCATCCGGAGGCGGCCATGCTCGGAGTGGGCCGGATCGTCGCCAAGCCCTGGGTGCACGAAGGAGAGCTGGCGGTACGTCAGGTCGTGCAGTTGTCCCTCACCTTCGATCATCGGGTCTGTGACGGAGCCACGGCAGGGGGCTTCCTCCGGTACGTGGCGGACTGCGTGGAACAGCCGGCACTGCTTCTGCGCACGCTGTGA
- a CDS encoding potassium channel family protein encodes MKLPGQDAMARRADETVVPIRVLLPRRVVDRPLRQVAKRLAMALAVLATTVFIVWADRDGYHDNADDKVDFLDAVYYATVTLSTTGYGDIVPYSDPARLVNVVLVTPLRVLFLIILVGTTLEVLTERTREDFRLNRWRTNLREHTVVVGFGTKGRSAIQTLCATGLRKDQIVIVDPAGKVIEAANAEGFVGVLGDATRSDVLLRAEVQKARQIIIATQRDDTAVLVALTARQLNRGAKIVAAVREEENAPLLRQSGADAVITSASAAGRLLGLSVLSPSAGTVMEDLIQQGSGLDLVERPVIKAEVGKNVRETDDLVVSVLRGHRLLGYDDPAASPLQLTDRVITIVRASALPGGPPTNNPTQSRPGP; translated from the coding sequence GTGAAACTTCCCGGCCAGGACGCGATGGCCAGGCGCGCTGACGAGACCGTCGTACCCATCCGCGTCCTGTTGCCCCGACGGGTGGTCGACCGACCGCTGCGGCAGGTGGCCAAACGGCTCGCGATGGCCCTGGCGGTTCTGGCCACCACGGTCTTCATCGTCTGGGCGGACCGGGACGGCTACCACGACAACGCCGACGACAAGGTCGACTTCCTCGACGCGGTCTACTACGCGACGGTGACCCTCTCGACGACCGGTTACGGCGACATCGTCCCCTACAGCGACCCGGCCCGGCTGGTCAATGTCGTGCTGGTGACTCCGTTGCGCGTGCTCTTCCTGATCATCCTGGTCGGCACCACCCTCGAGGTCCTGACGGAGCGGACCCGGGAGGACTTCCGGCTGAACCGTTGGAGAACCAACTTGCGTGAACACACCGTGGTCGTCGGCTTCGGCACGAAGGGCCGGTCCGCGATCCAGACGCTCTGCGCCACAGGTCTGAGGAAGGACCAGATCGTCATCGTCGACCCGGCCGGCAAGGTGATCGAGGCGGCCAACGCCGAAGGGTTCGTCGGTGTGCTGGGTGACGCGACACGCAGTGACGTCCTGTTGCGGGCGGAGGTCCAGAAGGCGCGCCAGATCATCATCGCCACCCAGCGCGATGACACCGCGGTCCTGGTCGCACTGACCGCCCGCCAGCTCAACCGCGGGGCGAAGATCGTCGCGGCTGTACGGGAGGAGGAGAACGCCCCGTTGCTGCGCCAGTCCGGTGCCGACGCGGTGATCACCAGCGCCAGTGCGGCAGGCCGTCTGCTGGGCCTCTCGGTCCTGAGCCCCAGCGCGGGCACCGTGATGGAGGACCTGATCCAGCAGGGCAGCGGTCTCGATCTCGTCGAACGGCCGGTGATAAAGGCCGAGGTGGGCAAGAACGTCCGGGAGACGGACGACTTGGTGGTGAGCGTGCTTCGGGGCCACCGGCTGCTCGGTTACGACGATCCGGCGGCGAGTCCGCTCCAGCTGACGGACCGGGTGATCACCATCGTGCGCGCCTCGGCGCTGCCCGGCGGGCCGCCCACGAACAACCCGACCCAGTCCCGCCCGGGTCCGTGA
- a CDS encoding bacterial proteasome activator family protein, giving the protein MEMPRNDRSQEHPQVLVVGQDGMAIGGGGGGGDDEPREVPVTEMVEQPAKVMRIGSMIKQLLEEVRAAPLDEASRVRLKEIHAGSVKELEDGLAPELVEELERLSLPFTDDSVPSEAELRIAQAQLVGWLEGLFHGIQTALFAQQMAARAQLEQMRRALPPGAVHEDDQGGPDPHGPARSGPYL; this is encoded by the coding sequence ATGGAGATGCCGAGGAATGACCGGTCGCAGGAGCACCCCCAGGTCCTCGTGGTGGGACAGGACGGAATGGCCATCGGCGGCGGTGGCGGGGGCGGTGACGACGAGCCGCGCGAGGTGCCGGTGACGGAGATGGTGGAACAGCCCGCGAAGGTCATGCGCATCGGCAGCATGATCAAGCAGCTTCTGGAAGAAGTCAGGGCGGCTCCCCTCGACGAGGCGAGCCGGGTCCGGCTCAAGGAGATCCACGCGGGCTCCGTGAAGGAGCTGGAGGACGGCCTGGCGCCCGAACTGGTGGAGGAGCTGGAGCGTCTCTCACTGCCCTTCACCGATGACTCCGTGCCGTCGGAGGCGGAGCTGCGGATCGCGCAGGCCCAGCTGGTCGGCTGGCTGGAGGGGCTGTTCCACGGGATCCAGACGGCTCTGTTCGCCCAGCAGATGGCGGCCCGTGCCCAGCTGGAGCAGATGCGGCGGGCCCTTCCCCCGGGCGCCGTCCACGAGGACGACCAGGGCGGGCCCGACCCGCACGGCCCGGCACGTTCGGGTCCGTATCTGTAA
- a CDS encoding protein kinase domain-containing protein, with the protein MSQDGVHGAQGRYAGGSVAGGRYQLRDLLGEGGMASVYLAYDTALDRQVAIKTLHTELGREQSFRERFRREAQAVAKLQHTNIVSVFDTGEDELGGALMPYIVMEYVEGQPLGAVLQADIQQYGAMPADKALKVTADVLAALETSHEMGLVHRDIKPGNVMMTRRGVVKVMDFGIARAMQSGVTSMTQTGMVVGTPQYLSPEQALGRGVDARSDLYSVGIMLFQLLTGRIPFDADSPLAIAYAHVQEEPVAPSSINRSVTPAMDALVARALKKNPNERFPSAAAMQDEIARVLSAGGPAGAPVIVSGGGPANSGSGVGSAVFPPVGQSAPAPHGVQTPYQPQPQHQTHQPGPYGPPTPSPAPGYGYPQAPQPYGTPAHLAHQTPPPYTVSPQTVGGTGGGNSGSKRNMPVIVGSIVVALLAVGGLVTALSLGGDEDGKGGDDPGTSGPAVAGEHKPPERNRTMKPEKCTNASEDTNDPAKVSAPSFVYKDVLSAKACADAAGWTVKIIEEPGNTYAEDQVVGQFPSPGAAVAERGAHFELKVSTGDPA; encoded by the coding sequence ATGAGCCAGGACGGCGTACACGGCGCACAGGGTCGCTACGCGGGCGGCTCCGTCGCCGGCGGACGCTACCAGCTGCGTGACCTGCTCGGCGAGGGCGGCATGGCCTCCGTCTACCTGGCGTACGACACCGCGCTGGACCGCCAGGTCGCCATCAAGACCCTGCACACGGAGCTCGGCCGCGAGCAGTCCTTCCGCGAGCGCTTCCGGCGCGAGGCCCAGGCCGTCGCCAAGCTGCAGCACACCAACATCGTCTCGGTCTTCGACACCGGTGAGGACGAACTCGGCGGCGCGCTGATGCCGTACATCGTCATGGAGTACGTCGAGGGGCAGCCGCTCGGCGCCGTCCTCCAGGCGGACATCCAGCAGTACGGCGCGATGCCGGCCGACAAGGCGCTCAAGGTGACGGCCGACGTGCTCGCCGCGCTGGAGACCAGCCACGAGATGGGCCTGGTCCACCGCGACATCAAGCCCGGCAACGTCATGATGACCAGGCGCGGCGTGGTGAAGGTCATGGACTTCGGCATCGCCCGCGCCATGCAGTCGGGCGTCACGTCGATGACGCAGACCGGCATGGTCGTCGGCACACCGCAGTACCTCTCCCCCGAGCAGGCCCTGGGCCGCGGGGTGGACGCCCGGTCCGACCTCTACTCGGTCGGCATCATGCTGTTCCAGCTCCTCACCGGGCGCATCCCGTTCGACGCGGACTCGCCGCTCGCCATCGCGTACGCGCATGTGCAGGAGGAGCCGGTCGCGCCGTCCAGCATCAACCGGTCGGTGACGCCCGCGATGGACGCGCTGGTCGCCCGGGCCCTCAAGAAGAATCCGAACGAGCGCTTCCCCAGCGCGGCGGCGATGCAGGACGAGATCGCGCGGGTGCTGAGCGCGGGAGGCCCCGCGGGCGCCCCGGTGATCGTCAGCGGCGGCGGGCCGGCGAACAGCGGATCGGGGGTGGGTTCGGCCGTCTTCCCGCCCGTCGGCCAGAGCGCCCCCGCGCCGCACGGCGTGCAGACGCCCTACCAGCCGCAGCCCCAGCACCAGACCCACCAGCCGGGCCCGTACGGACCTCCCACCCCGTCCCCGGCCCCGGGTTACGGCTACCCGCAGGCCCCCCAGCCCTACGGCACGCCCGCCCACCTCGCGCACCAGACCCCGCCTCCCTACACGGTGTCCCCGCAGACCGTGGGCGGTACGGGCGGCGGTAACAGCGGTTCCAAGCGGAACATGCCGGTCATCGTCGGGTCGATCGTGGTGGCCCTGCTCGCCGTGGGCGGTCTGGTCACCGCGCTGTCGCTGGGCGGTGACGAGGACGGCAAGGGCGGCGACGACCCCGGTACGAGCGGGCCCGCCGTGGCCGGCGAGCACAAGCCGCCGGAGCGCAACCGGACCATGAAGCCCGAGAAGTGCACGAACGCCTCGGAGGACACGAACGACCCGGCGAAGGTCTCGGCTCCGAGCTTCGTCTACAAGGACGTCCTGTCGGCGAAGGCATGTGCGGACGCCGCGGGCTGGACCGTCAAGATCATCGAGGAGCCGGGCAACACCTACGCCGAGGACCAGGTGGTCGGCCAGTTCCCGTCACCGGGCGCGGCCGTGGCGGAGCGCGGTGCCCACTTCGAGCTGAAGGTCTCCACCGGCGACCCGGCCTGA
- a CDS encoding alpha-ketoacid dehydrogenase subunit beta — MTTMAAATAGGRTARPRPATMAQALGRALRDSMAEDPTVHVLGEDVGTLGGVFRVTDGLAKEFGDDRCTDTPLAEAGILGAAVGMAMYGLRPVVEMQFDAFAYPAFEQLASHVAKMRNRTGGAMPLPITVRVPYGGGIGGVEHHSDSSEAYYMATPGLHVVTPATVEDAYGLLRASIASDDPVVFLEPKRLYWSKSDWSPEEPAPVEPIGRAAVRRPGRSATLITYGPSLPVCLEAAEAATAEGWDLEVVDLRSLVPFDDETVTASVRRTGRAVVVHESSGFGGPGGEIAARVTERCFHHLEAPVLRVAGFDIPYPPPMQEKHHLPGVDRVLDAVARLQWEAGS, encoded by the coding sequence ATGACGACCATGGCGGCGGCGACGGCCGGCGGACGGACGGCCCGGCCCCGGCCGGCGACCATGGCCCAGGCCCTCGGCCGGGCCCTGCGCGACTCCATGGCCGAGGACCCGACGGTGCACGTCCTGGGTGAGGACGTGGGCACGCTGGGTGGCGTCTTCCGGGTCACCGACGGTCTGGCGAAGGAGTTCGGAGACGACCGCTGCACGGACACCCCACTGGCCGAGGCGGGCATCCTGGGCGCAGCGGTGGGCATGGCGATGTACGGCCTGCGGCCCGTGGTGGAGATGCAGTTCGACGCGTTCGCCTACCCGGCGTTCGAGCAGCTGGCCAGCCATGTCGCCAAGATGCGGAACCGGACCGGGGGGGCCATGCCCCTGCCCATCACCGTCCGGGTGCCGTACGGCGGGGGGATCGGCGGGGTGGAGCACCACAGTGACTCCTCGGAGGCGTACTACATGGCGACGCCCGGCCTGCATGTCGTCACACCCGCCACCGTCGAGGACGCCTACGGTCTGCTGCGGGCGTCGATCGCCTCGGACGACCCGGTGGTCTTCCTGGAGCCGAAGAGGTTGTACTGGTCCAAGTCGGATTGGTCACCTGAGGAGCCTGCCCCGGTCGAGCCGATAGGACGGGCCGCCGTCAGGCGCCCCGGGCGCAGCGCCACCCTGATCACGTACGGGCCGTCCCTGCCGGTCTGCCTGGAGGCCGCGGAGGCGGCCACGGCCGAGGGCTGGGACCTGGAGGTCGTCGACCTGAGGTCGCTCGTGCCTTTCGACGACGAGACCGTCACCGCGTCGGTCCGGCGCACGGGGCGCGCGGTGGTCGTTCACGAGTCCTCGGGTTTCGGCGGCCCCGGCGGTGAGATCGCTGCCCGGGTCACCGAGCGGTGCTTCCACCATCTGGAGGCGCCGGTGCTGCGTGTGGCGGGCTTCGACATCCCGTATCCGCCACCGATGCAGGAGAAGCACCATCTGCCGGGCGTGGACAGGGTGCTGGACGCGGTGGCGCGTCTTCAGTGGGAGGCGGGGAGCTGA